In Paludibaculum fermentans, the genomic stretch TATTGCCGCAAAGGTCTGGAGAATCTCTGCGAGGACCTGTTGTTCAACAACGGGGCCTACGCGGAGTTCATTCGTATTCCCGCCCGTATCGTCCAGCGGAACCTCTACGAGATTCCCGGTCATCTGGGTTACCCCGATGCCGCACTGATCGAGCCGCTGGCTTGCGTCTTAAAGGGACTGGAAGAGACCCATGTGCGCCCCGGCGACAACGTCGTGGTGATTGGACAGGGTCCGATCGGACTGATGTTCGTCCGCCTCGCAAAAGTCTACGGCGCCAGGGTGATTGCCCTGGGCCGCCGCACTTCCCAACTCGATCGCGCCCTCCGCATGGGCGCGCACGATGCCCTGCTCAATACCGACGCCGAGGATGTCATGCGCCAGGTGCGCGGGCTCACCGGCGGCTATGGCGCCGATGTCGTCATCGAAGCGGTGGGCAACCCGGAAACCTGGGAACTCGCCGTCCGCCTGCTGCGCCGTGGAGGCACCGCCCAGTTCTTCGGCGGCTGTCCCAGCGATACGCGCATTATGCTCGAGACGCAGGTCCTGCACTATAGCGAAATCAAGTGCGTGGCCAGTTTCCACCACACGCCTTCCTACATCCGCAAAGCTCTCGACATCGTCAGCCGCGGCGACATCACCGCCCGTGATTTCGTCAACCGGGAAGAGCCGCTCACCAACCTGCTCGAAGTGATGCGCCACCTGATGAGCCACAACGGCCACATGAAGACGGCGATCATTCCCTAAGGCTGTTGCGATCAGCGTGCAACTGCAACCCGTAGAGTTTCTGAAATCGCAGGAAGCCATGACAAAAGCCTGGTCCACCGACCAGGCTTTGTCGTATACACACTGGCTGGCGACCCACCACTACGAGAACTTCAACGTGGTGAGCTTCCTGCTGCCCAAGCACCTGCACCAGGATTTCTACAACGTGTACTCGTTCTGCCGCTGGTCAGACGACCTGGGCGATGAGATTGGCGACACACAGGAGAGCCTGCGCCTGCTCAATTGGTGGCGCGGCGAGTTGCGCGGCCTGTACGAAGGCGTCAAACCTACCCATCCTGTATTCGTCGCGCTTGCTTTGACCATCGAGCGGCACGAACTACCCATCGACCCGTTCGACAATCTACTTACAGCGTTCATCCAGGACCAGACAGTCACCCGCTACGACGACTGGGCCGGGGTCATGGACTACTGCGTCAACTCCGCGAATCCCGTGGGCCGCCTGGTGCTGATGTTGTGCGGTTATCGGGACGAAGAGCGGTTCCGCCTCTCGGATGCCACCTGCTCCGCCCTGCAGCTAGCCAACTTCTGGCAGGACGTCACGGTGGACCTCAAGAAGGATCGCGTCTACCTGCCGCTGGACCTGTTCCGCAAGCACGGCTACACAGAGGAGGAGTTGTTCGCGCACAGGAACACCCCGGCCTTCCGCAAAGTGATGGTGGAAGCGGTGGACTACGCGCAGCAGCTGTTTGAGACCGGCCTGCCGCTGGTGGGCAAGCTGGACCGCCGCCTGGCGCTGGACATCGACCTCTTCAGCCGCGGCGGGATGAAGGTACTGGACAAGATCCGGGCGCAAGACTACGACGTATTGAAAGGACGGCCCGTGGTTTCGAAGCCAGAGCGGGTGGTGCTGCTGCTGCGCAGCCTGCTGCGCGCGGCCGTGTCGAAAGCCGCATGAGCCGTCTGGCCGCGTCCTATGCCCATTGCGTCGCAGTCGCTCGCGCACGGGCCAAGAACTTCTACTACTCGTTCCTCGTCCTGCCGGAAGAGAAGCGGCTCGCCATGTGCGCCATTTACGCCTTCATGCGCGAATGCGACGACCTCAGTGATGAAGCCGGAGCGAGCCTGTCGAACATCGCCGGCTGGCGCGCGCAGATGGTGCAGACGCTCACCGGTCCGCCCGCCGATCATCCTGTCTGGCCCGCTTTTCAGGATGTGGTCCGCAAGTATCGCGTCCCTGCCCAGTATTTCCACGAGATGATCGACGGCGTCTCCAGCGACCTGGAGCCGCGCAAGGTGGAGACATTCGACGAGCTCTACCGCTACTGCTACCTCGTGGCCTCGGTGGTGGGTTTGACCACGATTCACATTTTCGGGTTCGACGATCCGCGCGCGCTGGCGCTGGCGGAGAAGTGCGGCATCGCGTTCCAGCTTACGAACATCATCCGCGACGTCCGCGAGGACGCGGTCAACCAGCGGGTGTACCTGCCGTCCGAGGACCTGGCGCGCTTCGGGGTGACGCCCGAAGCACTGGCTGGCCCCGTGACGACTCCGGAGATCCGCCAACTGCTGGAGTTCGAAGGGGCACGGGCGCAGCGCTACTACGCGGAGTCAAGGCCGTTGATCGCGATGATGCGGGAAGACAGCCAGCCGGCGCTGTGGGCGCTCATCGAGATCTACTCGCAACTGCTGAACCGCATCCAGCAGCGCGGCTACGACGTGATGCCTGGCAAGATCCGACTGTCGACCTCAGAGAAAATGACGGTGCTGGCCCGCGCCTGGCTGCGCCGCTTGTTCTAGCCTGAACCCGGAATGCCGCTGGCTGCGTTCCAATAGGATATGTCCATGCGCCGCCTGGCGGACTGGCTGGGGATTAATCGCGCCGCTCTTGGCGTGCTCGTCGTCGTGGGCGGGCTCGGTCTCTCAGAGGAGATCTGGCGGAACTTCCTTTCCATCTACCTCAACGTGAAGACCGGCGACCTGGCGAAGGCCGTCGGCTACATGGGCATCTACTCCTTCCTGGAGAATCTCGTGGAGGGGCTGGGCTACTTCCTGGGCGGGACCTTCGCGCACCGCCTGGGTCCGCGCGTGGCGCTGGCGATCTCCGCCGTGCCGATGACGGTGGGGTTCACTTTGCTGCTGTCGCTGCACCAGCCATGGGCCATCGTGATCGGAGCGCTGCTGTTGACCAGTTGGGATCCGCTGTCGGTCCCCGCAACGTTCGAGGTGGTGGGCAGCGAAGTCGCGGCCAACCGCCGGAACATCGCCTTCTCCGTGCAGAGCATCCAGAAGCGGATCCCTAAGATTATCGGTCCGCTGATCGGTGGCGTGGTCTTTGCGATCGGGTACTGGGCGAATCTCTGGCTGGCGGTGGGCGTACTGGCCGCATCGGTGATCGCACAGATCACCCTGCTGGGCCGCATGAAGCCGATGCCGGAGCCCGATCCCATGCCGGCCCGCCAGGTGCTCGCCTCCATCCCGCCGGACCTGAAGCGCCTGCTGACGGCCGAGATCTTTCTTCGCTGGGGCGACTGGTTCGTACGAGATTTCGCCGCCCTGTATGTGGTGGCGGTGTTGGGCCGCACTCCGGCCGAGTACGGCCTGCTGGCCTCGCTGACCGCCTTCACCTCACTACTTACCTACATTCCTGTCGGCAAGCTGGCCGACCGCTCTTCCAGCATGAAGCCGTTCATTGGAATCACGTTTGTCCTGTTCACGCTGTTCCCGTTCTCGTTGACGCTGCTGCCGAAGACCGGGCTGCCGATCATGACAGCACTCTGCATTACGTTCGTCCTGAACGGTTTGCGCGAGATTGGAGAACCGGCCCGGAAGGCAGCCATCACGGCTGGAATGCCGCCGCGCATCCGGGCACGCGCCGTGGGTCTCTACTGGGGGCTGCGATCGCTTTTCTTCTGCCCTGCCCCACTGGCGGCGGTCTGGCTGTGGAGACACGTCGGCCCCGAATGGACCTTTCTCACCGGAGGCGCGATTGGCCTCTGCGGGACGGCCTGGTTCCTACTGCGAGTGCGGCTAGCAAAATAGCGCCCAGCGCAAAAAGGGCCGGGCCGCGGTAGACGGCCCTGGGCCGGTAGTTCAATTCGACCTGGGATGTGCCAGCCTCGACGACGATGCCCTGCAGGCCCGCGTATGCGGCCAGGATGCCGGCGGCCCTGCCGTTGACGGACGCGATCCAGTTGGGATCGTTCTCCTGTGAGACCACCAGGAGCGAGCGGCAGGGCGAGTCGGCCTGGATGAGCCAGCGCGATGAGATCCGCTCGACGATGCGGGCTGAGCCGCCTTCACAGGAGCCCAGTGGCACCGGCGCTGCGGTCACAGCTACCTTTTTGACGTCGAGACCTCCAAACTTCAGCAGATTCCAGAGTTCAGCTGAGTCTCGCGCCTGCGCCGTCTCGTGTACCAACCGGACCATCGGCACCGCGCGTGGGTTCTCGAAGACCTGCCAACCCGCCGCGCCTGTGAACACCGGCTCGCCGAGCCCTCTGGGCGTCGTTCTGCTGATGAAGTAGCGAGCCGAGAGCAGGTCAATGAAGCGTTCCGCTCCAAAGAGAGTAAAGACATCCGAGGTGATGCCGCAATAGCCGCGCGTCTGCTCGATGCCTTCCCAATCGCCGAGATTGAAGGGGACTTCGGCGGGATCGGCATGAACCCGGCCTGCGCCTCCGCGGCTCTTCACAAACTGCGCCGCGTCGTGAATACCGCTCAACGAAGGGAGGAGAGTCCATTGCTCGCGATGTTTGAAATGCTGATTCGCATGGCCGCTGAGTTCCATGATGAGCACGAAAGCGAGCAGCCCCTGGAAGAGTCCCTGGCCGATGAGACGCCGCCGCCGCAAAGCACCGAGTGCGCTGAGAGCCAGGCAGCCCATGGCCAGCCACGAGAGACGCTCATACGCGCTGCTCTGCTCCGGCCGGATGCCCTGAGCGAGGGCCACGAAGAGCAGGATGAACCCGCCCAGCGCACAGACACTCTTCGCGAGCCTGCCGAGGTGGGCGCGGTGAAAACGCAGGGCGTCCCAGCCGATGGCCGTCAATGCCGACAGGGCCAGGGTATTCACGACCACGGCGGCGGCCGGCATGCGGGCCTTCTCGACGAACGGAAGCAGGGCGTACGCCAGTCCGTGGACAAGGCTGAATCCCCCCAACGCAAAGACGAAGCCGCCCACGGCCATCACGGCCAGGAT encodes the following:
- a CDS encoding zinc-binding dehydrogenase, which codes for MNKQMMAAVLYGREQVRVEQVSVPQIEKGDVLVRVRAALTCGTDVKVFRRGYHAKMIVPPALFGHELAGDIVAVGEHVEGFHAGQRVVAANSAPCLNCFYCRKGLENLCEDLLFNNGAYAEFIRIPARIVQRNLYEIPGHLGYPDAALIEPLACVLKGLEETHVRPGDNVVVIGQGPIGLMFVRLAKVYGARVIALGRRTSQLDRALRMGAHDALLNTDAEDVMRQVRGLTGGYGADVVIEAVGNPETWELAVRLLRRGGTAQFFGGCPSDTRIMLETQVLHYSEIKCVASFHHTPSYIRKALDIVSRGDITARDFVNREEPLTNLLEVMRHLMSHNGHMKTAIIP
- the hpnC gene encoding squalene synthase HpnC, giving the protein MTKAWSTDQALSYTHWLATHHYENFNVVSFLLPKHLHQDFYNVYSFCRWSDDLGDEIGDTQESLRLLNWWRGELRGLYEGVKPTHPVFVALALTIERHELPIDPFDNLLTAFIQDQTVTRYDDWAGVMDYCVNSANPVGRLVLMLCGYRDEERFRLSDATCSALQLANFWQDVTVDLKKDRVYLPLDLFRKHGYTEEELFAHRNTPAFRKVMVEAVDYAQQLFETGLPLVGKLDRRLALDIDLFSRGGMKVLDKIRAQDYDVLKGRPVVSKPERVVLLLRSLLRAAVSKAA
- a CDS encoding phytoene/squalene synthase family protein, which gives rise to MSRLAASYAHCVAVARARAKNFYYSFLVLPEEKRLAMCAIYAFMRECDDLSDEAGASLSNIAGWRAQMVQTLTGPPADHPVWPAFQDVVRKYRVPAQYFHEMIDGVSSDLEPRKVETFDELYRYCYLVASVVGLTTIHIFGFDDPRALALAEKCGIAFQLTNIIRDVREDAVNQRVYLPSEDLARFGVTPEALAGPVTTPEIRQLLEFEGARAQRYYAESRPLIAMMREDSQPALWALIEIYSQLLNRIQQRGYDVMPGKIRLSTSEKMTVLARAWLRRLF
- a CDS encoding MFS transporter — its product is MRRLADWLGINRAALGVLVVVGGLGLSEEIWRNFLSIYLNVKTGDLAKAVGYMGIYSFLENLVEGLGYFLGGTFAHRLGPRVALAISAVPMTVGFTLLLSLHQPWAIVIGALLLTSWDPLSVPATFEVVGSEVAANRRNIAFSVQSIQKRIPKIIGPLIGGVVFAIGYWANLWLAVGVLAASVIAQITLLGRMKPMPEPDPMPARQVLASIPPDLKRLLTAEIFLRWGDWFVRDFAALYVVAVLGRTPAEYGLLASLTAFTSLLTYIPVGKLADRSSSMKPFIGITFVLFTLFPFSLTLLPKTGLPIMTALCITFVLNGLREIGEPARKAAITAGMPPRIRARAVGLYWGLRSLFFCPAPLAAVWLWRHVGPEWTFLTGGAIGLCGTAWFLLRVRLAK